A single window of uncultured Cohaesibacter sp. DNA harbors:
- a CDS encoding S41 family peptidase produces the protein MIRKLSLLFLGALMGASLVITLAVAPWEATGAQAASSDTYRHLSLFGDVFERVRREYVEEPEDKALIAAALNGMLTSLDPHSNYMSPESFEDMTVETNGEFGGLGIQVTLEDGLVKVISPIDDTPAHKAGMLADDLITHLDGQPVRGLTLSEAVDKMRGRVGTKIELTVIREGVEKPFKVEITREIIKISSVRSNAYGNIGYVRITQFNGQAFAGLKDAIEKLEGEIGADKIEGFVLDLRSNPGGQLDQSIAISDTFLDQGEIVSTRGRNKDEIKRYYARAGDMLKGRPLVVLINGGSASASEIVAGALLDHGRATLIGSKSFGKGSVQTIIPLGNNGAIRLTTARYYTPSGTSIQAKGIVPDIFVKQELPEELKDQFPQSTTTEATLKGHLEAEGQVDNEAQDQDSASTTETDGEKKQPYSPSYVPAEAEKDTQLQFALKLIRGEEKNEAFPPKVKDNI, from the coding sequence ATGATCCGTAAACTTTCACTCTTATTTCTAGGCGCTCTGATGGGAGCCAGCCTTGTCATCACACTTGCGGTCGCACCGTGGGAAGCAACCGGCGCTCAGGCTGCCAGTAGCGACACCTACCGTCACCTCAGCCTGTTTGGCGATGTGTTCGAACGGGTTCGCCGGGAATATGTCGAAGAACCGGAAGACAAGGCCCTGATTGCCGCTGCACTCAACGGCATGCTGACCTCCCTCGATCCGCACTCGAACTACATGTCTCCGGAAAGCTTCGAGGACATGACGGTGGAGACCAACGGCGAATTCGGCGGCCTTGGCATTCAGGTCACCCTTGAGGATGGCCTCGTCAAGGTCATCTCTCCGATCGACGACACCCCGGCCCACAAGGCCGGCATGCTCGCCGACGACCTGATTACCCATCTCGATGGACAGCCGGTTCGTGGCCTCACCCTCAGCGAAGCCGTCGACAAGATGCGCGGCCGGGTCGGCACCAAGATCGAACTCACCGTGATTCGTGAGGGCGTCGAGAAACCGTTCAAGGTCGAGATCACCCGCGAAATCATCAAGATTTCTTCCGTACGCTCCAATGCCTATGGCAACATCGGCTATGTCCGCATCACCCAGTTCAACGGTCAGGCCTTTGCCGGATTGAAGGACGCGATCGAAAAACTCGAAGGGGAAATTGGGGCCGATAAGATCGAGGGCTTCGTTCTCGACCTGCGCTCGAACCCGGGTGGTCAGCTGGACCAGTCAATTGCCATCTCCGATACCTTCCTCGATCAGGGCGAGATCGTCTCGACCCGCGGCCGGAACAAGGACGAGATCAAGCGCTACTATGCCCGCGCCGGTGACATGCTCAAGGGCCGTCCTCTGGTCGTGCTGATCAACGGCGGGTCTGCGTCCGCTTCGGAAATCGTGGCCGGTGCCCTGCTCGATCACGGTCGCGCGACCCTGATCGGCTCGAAAAGCTTCGGCAAGGGTTCGGTTCAGACGATCATCCCGCTTGGCAACAACGGCGCCATTCGCCTGACCACAGCCCGCTACTACACCCCGTCCGGCACCTCCATTCAGGCCAAGGGGATCGTACCGGACATCTTCGTCAAACAGGAATTGCCCGAAGAACTCAAGGATCAGTTCCCACAGTCGACGACGACCGAAGCAACCCTGAAAGGCCATCTCGAGGCCGAGGGGCAGGTGGACAACGAAGCGCAGGATCAGGATTCTGCGTCGACCACCGAAACAGATGGCGAGAAGAAACAGCCCTACTCTCCGTCCTATGTTCCGGCAGAGGCCGAGAAGGACACCCAGCTGCAGTTTGCGCTCAAGCTGATCCGCGGCGAGGAAAAGAATGAGGCCTTTCCTCCCAAGGTAAAAGACAACATCTGA
- a CDS encoding divergent polysaccharide deacetylase family protein, translated as MAANDLKKPLGQEKKTPLRNSQIFMLGSLAALAVLVTTLASWIFLVDDPHGGYATKKVDLSGTLNSVAQIGVEGIRPGIKPGIPETNLPETNLDGQLDPDAQTDGLTELTANDPNTADNGTANSGEVRVLDPSDPSLNSAVVDASKAPYRINAREVNSDAIAGLPKISVIVDGLGLSQTTTQEALSLLAPDITLAFAPYGNSLARWTRRARAQGHELLVQVPMEPFDYPNNDPGPHTLLTSANAQANKASLNWVLGRFDEYVGVVNYMGARFSTDEMAGSDFMREMKANGLMYVETGASGRSRLNSIASDLSVPNLRADLVIDARGRAADIETRLIQLETIAQDKGVALGVASAYPISIRIISEWTQSLRQRGFALVPVTTLLQQ; from the coding sequence ATGGCGGCGAATGATCTGAAAAAGCCCCTTGGGCAAGAAAAAAAGACACCCCTTCGCAACAGCCAGATCTTCATGCTGGGGTCCCTTGCGGCTCTTGCGGTCCTCGTTACCACGCTGGCCTCGTGGATCTTTCTGGTCGACGACCCTCACGGCGGCTATGCGACGAAGAAAGTGGATCTGTCCGGAACCCTCAATTCGGTCGCCCAGATCGGAGTTGAAGGCATTCGTCCGGGCATCAAACCCGGCATTCCCGAAACCAATCTGCCCGAGACCAATCTGGATGGCCAGTTAGACCCCGACGCACAGACCGACGGCCTGACCGAACTAACGGCCAATGATCCAAACACAGCAGACAATGGCACAGCAAACAGCGGAGAAGTCCGCGTTCTCGATCCGTCCGACCCGAGCCTGAACTCTGCCGTTGTCGATGCCAGCAAGGCTCCCTACCGGATCAATGCCCGGGAAGTAAACAGCGATGCCATCGCCGGCTTGCCGAAAATCTCGGTGATCGTTGATGGGCTAGGCCTCTCCCAGACCACGACACAGGAAGCCCTCAGCCTTTTGGCGCCCGACATCACCCTCGCCTTTGCACCCTATGGCAATTCTCTCGCCCGCTGGACCCGCCGTGCACGCGCTCAGGGCCATGAATTGCTCGTCCAGGTTCCCATGGAACCCTTCGATTATCCCAACAACGATCCCGGACCCCACACTCTGCTCACCTCCGCCAACGCGCAGGCCAACAAGGCCAGCCTGAACTGGGTTCTGGGGCGCTTTGATGAATATGTCGGGGTCGTGAACTATATGGGCGCCCGTTTCTCGACCGACGAGATGGCCGGTTCGGACTTCATGCGCGAAATGAAAGCCAACGGGCTGATGTATGTCGAAACAGGCGCATCGGGCCGCAGCAGACTGAATTCCATTGCAAGCGACCTCAGCGTACCCAATCTGCGCGCCGATCTCGTAATCGACGCACGCGGTCGGGCAGCCGACATCGAGACCCGCCTCATTCAGCTTGAAACCATCGCACAGGACAAGGGCGTTGCCCTCGGTGTTGCCTCTGCCTATCCCATCTCCATCAGGATCATTTCGGAATGGACCCAAAGCCTGAGGCAAAGAGGCTTCGCGCTTGTTCCGGTGACGACACTTCTTCAACAATAG
- a CDS encoding RNA pyrophosphohydrolase yields the protein MVSREDLPYRDCVGICVLNKDNKVWIGDRYGSTELASSPFTWQMPQGGIDKGEDPLTAATRELFEETSIKSISLLSEAGDWLYYDLPDDLIGTGLKGKFRGQRQRWFAFRFEGDDSEVNILNPGDGKQHQEFQDWRWEDLSKVPELVIPFKRDVYEQVVAAFSDLVSKP from the coding sequence ATGGTCTCACGTGAGGATCTCCCCTACCGCGATTGCGTCGGCATCTGCGTTCTGAACAAGGACAACAAGGTCTGGATTGGCGACCGCTATGGCTCCACAGAACTCGCTTCCAGCCCCTTCACCTGGCAGATGCCGCAAGGCGGCATAGACAAGGGCGAGGATCCGCTGACAGCAGCAACACGCGAACTGTTTGAGGAGACTTCAATAAAAAGCATTTCACTGCTCAGCGAAGCCGGTGATTGGCTCTATTATGATCTCCCCGATGATCTCATCGGCACGGGCCTCAAGGGGAAGTTCCGTGGTCAGCGCCAGCGCTGGTTCGCCTTCCGCTTCGAGGGAGACGACAGTGAGGTCAACATTCTCAATCCCGGTGACGGCAAACAGCATCAGGAGTTTCAGGATTGGCGCTGGGAGGACCTGTCCAAGGTCCCTGAACTTGTCATTCCCTTCAAGCGTGATGTCTATGAGCAGGTGGTCGCTGCCTTCAGCGATCTTGTCAGCAAGCCCTGA
- a CDS encoding methyl-accepting chemotaxis protein gives MKIGHRIYAGFGFVLCLLVALTVYGVFNLSDLEDRIIFYGDKAGDALLLSDLQRAVLSTQLAAREFLVTITKEEADAKKTAFADNFAKVLVLMEDARGELQKADRVALLKQIDERLDSYREGFLQIAKLRAEIHRQITDVMTENGNQIKQELSSIRDAAFASGNVVSARFASEAQEYLLFARLYVMKYQSDTSEASADTVSENLKRLDQKLMQLENSVVDIMQKSSLREASQHARDYHQSFNVVHEETQETIRLKDEVLDKEAGEILNASRAITVSAKEEEGTTQEQVNKQIDDLRITLMIVGLVATAVGLVSAYLIARSITKPVLSLTTVMGRLANNDLAVNVPGKSRRDELGCMAQAVEVFKQNGVRAKEMVREQEEQKRQAEREKHELMVKMADEFDRHVGSIVNAVSTASTELSATAKSMADVSVETESQATRASAASEQTSANVRSVASATEEMTSTIADISQQVVQASNAARDAVEKVGATNSQIKMLMETSTKIGEVVDMISTIAEQTNLLALNATIESARAGVAGRGFAVVAGEVKELAGQTAKATNDIAAKISEIQAATREASTSMEDVSHVIQTVNEISAVIASAMEEQNSATQEIASNVHQAAQGTLLVNENVTAVSSASKDAGAASAQVRSAAEELEHQSAVLKAEVAKFVAQVRAG, from the coding sequence TTGAAAATTGGTCACAGGATCTATGCCGGCTTTGGTTTCGTCCTGTGTTTGCTCGTAGCGCTCACTGTCTATGGCGTGTTCAACCTGTCCGATCTGGAAGACAGGATCATCTTCTATGGTGACAAGGCAGGGGATGCCCTGTTGCTGTCGGACCTGCAGAGAGCGGTTCTATCGACGCAGCTTGCCGCGCGCGAATTTCTGGTCACTATCACGAAAGAAGAGGCCGATGCCAAGAAGACGGCCTTTGCCGACAACTTTGCCAAAGTGCTTGTACTCATGGAGGACGCCAGAGGCGAGCTGCAGAAAGCGGACCGTGTCGCGCTGCTCAAGCAGATTGATGAGCGTCTGGACAGCTATCGGGAAGGCTTTCTTCAGATTGCCAAGTTGCGGGCCGAGATCCACCGGCAGATTACGGACGTGATGACGGAGAACGGCAATCAGATCAAGCAAGAATTGAGCTCCATTCGCGATGCTGCTTTTGCCTCTGGCAATGTGGTGTCTGCCCGGTTTGCCAGTGAGGCGCAAGAATATCTGCTGTTTGCCCGCCTCTATGTGATGAAGTATCAGTCCGATACCAGTGAGGCTTCCGCCGACACCGTATCTGAGAATCTCAAACGGCTCGATCAGAAGCTCATGCAGCTGGAGAATAGTGTAGTCGACATCATGCAGAAGTCGAGCCTGAGAGAGGCCAGCCAGCATGCCAGGGACTATCATCAATCCTTCAACGTGGTCCATGAAGAAACACAGGAAACGATCCGGCTGAAAGACGAAGTCCTTGATAAGGAAGCCGGTGAGATTCTCAACGCCTCAAGAGCGATTACGGTCTCGGCCAAGGAAGAAGAAGGCACCACTCAGGAACAGGTCAACAAACAGATCGACGATCTGAGAATCACGCTGATGATTGTGGGCCTTGTTGCCACGGCTGTGGGGCTTGTCAGTGCCTATCTGATCGCACGCAGCATCACCAAGCCCGTACTGTCGCTGACCACTGTGATGGGGCGTCTGGCCAACAACGATCTGGCGGTCAATGTTCCGGGCAAGTCGCGTAGGGACGAGCTGGGATGCATGGCACAAGCGGTTGAAGTCTTCAAGCAGAATGGTGTTCGCGCCAAGGAGATGGTGCGTGAGCAGGAAGAGCAGAAGCGTCAGGCCGAGAGAGAGAAACACGAATTGATGGTGAAGATGGCCGATGAGTTTGATCGGCATGTCGGTTCAATCGTCAATGCCGTGTCCACGGCCTCGACCGAGCTCAGCGCGACGGCGAAATCCATGGCGGACGTGTCGGTGGAGACCGAAAGTCAGGCGACCCGCGCCTCGGCAGCCTCTGAGCAGACGTCGGCCAACGTGCGTTCGGTCGCCTCTGCAACGGAAGAAATGACCAGTACGATTGCCGACATCAGCCAGCAGGTGGTTCAGGCTTCCAATGCGGCTCGCGATGCGGTGGAGAAGGTCGGCGCGACCAATAGCCAGATCAAGATGCTGATGGAAACCTCGACGAAGATCGGCGAAGTGGTCGACATGATCTCGACGATCGCGGAACAGACCAATCTCTTGGCGCTCAATGCGACCATTGAGTCGGCGCGGGCCGGGGTTGCCGGACGGGGCTTTGCCGTTGTGGCAGGCGAAGTGAAGGAGCTTGCAGGCCAGACGGCGAAGGCGACCAACGATATAGCAGCCAAGATTTCGGAAATCCAGGCGGCCACCCGCGAAGCGTCAACCTCGATGGAAGATGTCAGTCACGTCATCCAGACCGTCAACGAGATTTCTGCAGTCATTGCCTCGGCGATGGAAGAGCAGAACAGCGCCACGCAGGAAATCGCCAGCAACGTCCATCAGGCGGCTCAGGGCACTCTGCTGGTCAACGAGAATGTCACGGCGGTGTCGTCGGCATCCAAGGATGCCGGAGCCGCCTCGGCTCAGGTTCGTTCGGCAGCCGAAGAGCTTGAACATCAATCGGCTGTGCTGAAGGCCGAGGTTGCCAAATTCGTTGCTCAGGTCAGAGCGGGTTAG
- a CDS encoding F0F1 ATP synthase subunit epsilon — protein MAEAFSFELVSPERLVLSAACRSVVVPGMDGFFTVLKDHAPVIASISPGVLEAELEDGSKQDIYIRGGFADVTPSSLKVLVEQALPVADLDHDRVAQLIKDAEEDVADADTDDVKNEAALRLARLQKLQSATSR, from the coding sequence ATGGCCGAAGCGTTCAGCTTTGAACTCGTATCGCCTGAGAGACTGGTGCTTTCAGCTGCCTGTCGCTCAGTGGTGGTGCCGGGCATGGACGGTTTCTTCACTGTCCTGAAAGACCATGCCCCAGTGATTGCCTCCATTTCTCCTGGTGTTCTCGAAGCCGAACTGGAAGACGGTAGCAAGCAGGATATTTATATCCGCGGTGGTTTTGCCGATGTGACCCCTTCCAGTTTGAAGGTTTTGGTGGAACAGGCGCTGCCCGTGGCAGACCTGGATCATGATCGAGTTGCGCAGCTCATCAAGGACGCCGAAGAAGACGTCGCGGACGCTGATACCGACGATGTCAAGAACGAGGCAGCCCTCCGGCTTGCACGCCTGCAGAAGTTGCAGTCCGCTACGTCCCGATAG